A section of the Clostridium omnivorum genome encodes:
- the mmsA gene encoding multiple monosaccharide ABC transporter ATP-binding protein, with translation MDEFILEMRNITKTFPGVKALDNVNLKVKYGEIHALIGENGAGKSTLMNVLSGIYPYGSYTGEIIFQGKECIFKDVRDSKNIGIGIIHQELALIPYLSIGENIFLGNERATHSFIDWEITYAKAKELLKKVGLNEEPSTLIKDIGVGKQQLVEITKALAQQVKLLILDEPTAALNEEDSNNLLKLLLELKKDGITSILISHKLNEVLKIADSITIIRDGGVIETLDTAQKDISEDRIIKGMVGRELTNRFPSHQSNIGEVVFEMKNWNVYHPIIEGKKVIDDVNINVRKGEIVGLSGLMGAGRTELAMSIFGKAYGKHISGKIIKDGKELNLKNVRDAIDNGISYVTEDRKTAGLILMQDIKMNISLANLNKISYKQFVNEHKESEVAEDYRKRLNIKSSSIMQNTGNLSGGNQQKVVLSKWIFTDPEVLILDEPTRGIDVGAKYEIYTIINKLADAGKSIIFISSELPEILGVCDRVYVMNEGKIVGELSREEASQESIMKCIMQGNMEVE, from the coding sequence ATGGATGAGTTTATACTTGAAATGAGAAATATTACAAAGACCTTTCCAGGAGTAAAAGCACTTGATAATGTAAATCTAAAAGTTAAATATGGAGAGATTCATGCTCTAATTGGGGAAAATGGAGCTGGAAAGTCTACTCTTATGAATGTGCTCAGTGGAATCTATCCATATGGAAGCTACACTGGGGAAATAATATTTCAAGGAAAAGAGTGTATTTTTAAAGATGTAAGGGATAGTAAAAATATTGGTATTGGTATAATTCACCAGGAATTGGCGCTAATACCCTATCTCTCAATAGGGGAGAACATTTTCCTGGGAAATGAAAGAGCAACACATAGCTTTATCGACTGGGAGATTACGTATGCAAAGGCAAAGGAACTTCTAAAAAAGGTTGGGCTTAATGAAGAGCCTAGCACTTTAATTAAGGACATAGGTGTTGGTAAGCAGCAGCTTGTTGAAATTACAAAAGCTTTGGCTCAACAGGTTAAACTACTCATTTTGGATGAGCCTACTGCAGCTCTTAATGAAGAGGATTCAAATAATTTGCTAAAGCTGTTATTAGAATTAAAAAAAGATGGAATTACATCAATTCTTATATCTCATAAGCTTAATGAAGTTTTAAAGATTGCAGATTCAATTACCATTATACGTGATGGTGGGGTAATAGAAACCTTGGATACAGCGCAAAAAGATATAAGTGAAGATAGGATAATTAAGGGCATGGTAGGCCGAGAGCTAACTAACAGATTCCCAAGCCATCAGTCTAATATAGGTGAAGTTGTTTTTGAAATGAAAAATTGGAATGTATATCATCCCATAATTGAAGGCAAAAAGGTCATAGACGATGTAAATATAAATGTTCGTAAGGGAGAAATTGTAGGTTTGTCAGGCTTAATGGGTGCTGGGAGAACTGAACTTGCAATGAGCATATTTGGTAAAGCCTATGGTAAACACATAAGCGGAAAAATCATTAAGGATGGTAAGGAACTCAATCTTAAAAATGTACGTGATGCTATAGATAATGGGATATCCTATGTAACAGAAGATCGTAAAACTGCAGGTCTTATTCTTATGCAAGATATAAAAATGAATATTTCACTGGCAAATCTAAATAAAATAAGCTACAAGCAGTTTGTGAATGAGCACAAAGAGAGTGAAGTAGCTGAAGATTATAGAAAAAGATTAAATATTAAATCATCAAGTATAATGCAAAACACAGGGAATTTATCCGGTGGAAATCAGCAGAAGGTAGTACTAAGCAAATGGATATTTACAGATCCAGAAGTGTTAATATTGGATGAACCTACAAGGGGTATTGACGTTGGTGCTAAATATGAGATTTATACAATTATAAACAAATTAGCTGACGCTGGTAAATCAATTATATTTATTTCTTCAGAGCT